The proteins below are encoded in one region of Flavobacterium nackdongense:
- a CDS encoding heavy metal translocating P-type ATPase, whose product MKHKHKYDANGKQLCCTLEEKINQETDIDISCCAVDSKSEHSDDDGHDHDHSQKSESTLRMFVPAIISFTLLLIAIGFDNYFPQTWFTAWVRIAWYAVAYLPVGFPVLKEAFESIRNGEIFSEFLLMSIATIGAFAIGEYPEGVAVMLFYAVGEVFQTLAVQRAKKNIKLLLDQRPDEATVMNGEKATVKKASEISIGEIIQLKPGEKLALDGKLISDTASFNTAALTGESKPDTKQKDETVLAGMINLNTVVLVEVTTAYSDSKLSKILEMVQDATAKKAPTELFIRKFAKIYTPIVVFLAIAICVLPMLFVDNYVFSDWLYRALIFLVISCPCALVISIPLGYFGGIGAASKNGILVKGSNFLDIMATIQVVVMDKTGTLTKGVFKVQKVVAVDISEADLVKFTAALETKSTHPVGTAIIEYAKGTEKNTTVTDVEEIAGHGLKGKVDGNEILAGNVKLMKKFNISYDAEIDNTPFTIIVIAINQKYSGYFLIADEIKEDAKQAIESLHRINVKTVMLSGDKQAVVDAVAKELNIDQAYGDLLPENKVEKVEELKSENLKIAFVGDGVNDAPVVALADAGIAMGGLGSDATIETADIVIQNDQPYKIFTAINIGKKTKQIVYQNIGLAFAVKAIVLILGAGGLATMWEAVFADVGVALLAILNAVRIQRMKF is encoded by the coding sequence ATGAAGCACAAACATAAATACGATGCAAACGGCAAACAGCTTTGTTGCACACTCGAAGAAAAAATAAATCAAGAAACTGATATTGACATCAGTTGTTGTGCTGTTGACTCTAAATCGGAACATTCTGATGATGACGGACACGATCACGACCATTCCCAAAAAAGCGAAAGCACCCTTAGAATGTTCGTTCCGGCAATCATAAGTTTTACATTATTACTTATTGCCATTGGTTTTGATAACTATTTTCCACAAACTTGGTTTACAGCTTGGGTACGTATTGCTTGGTATGCGGTTGCCTACTTACCTGTTGGTTTTCCTGTGCTAAAAGAGGCTTTTGAAAGCATTCGCAATGGCGAAATATTTTCAGAATTTCTATTAATGAGTATCGCAACTATTGGAGCATTTGCCATTGGTGAATATCCAGAAGGTGTTGCCGTGATGCTGTTTTATGCAGTTGGCGAAGTATTTCAAACATTGGCAGTTCAAAGGGCAAAAAAGAACATCAAATTATTATTGGATCAAAGACCGGATGAAGCAACAGTAATGAATGGAGAAAAGGCGACTGTAAAAAAAGCTTCCGAAATATCCATTGGAGAAATCATTCAATTAAAACCTGGAGAAAAACTGGCACTGGACGGAAAGTTAATTTCTGACACCGCTTCGTTCAACACGGCAGCTCTAACAGGAGAAAGCAAGCCCGACACAAAACAAAAAGACGAAACCGTTCTTGCCGGAATGATAAACCTGAATACAGTTGTTTTGGTCGAAGTAACAACAGCTTATTCAGATAGTAAGCTCTCAAAAATCTTGGAAATGGTGCAAGATGCCACCGCAAAAAAAGCACCAACTGAATTATTCATTCGGAAATTTGCCAAAATATACACACCAATAGTGGTATTTTTAGCCATTGCAATTTGCGTGTTACCAATGCTTTTTGTCGACAATTATGTCTTCAGCGATTGGCTGTACAGAGCATTAATTTTCTTGGTTATTTCCTGTCCTTGTGCGTTAGTAATCTCCATTCCGTTAGGATATTTTGGAGGAATTGGAGCAGCAAGTAAAAATGGAATTCTGGTCAAAGGATCTAATTTTCTGGATATAATGGCAACCATTCAAGTGGTCGTTATGGATAAAACAGGAACGCTGACCAAGGGCGTTTTCAAAGTTCAAAAAGTGGTTGCTGTGGATATTTCCGAAGCTGATTTAGTAAAATTTACGGCTGCATTAGAAACCAAATCGACTCACCCCGTTGGAACAGCTATTATTGAATATGCAAAAGGAACAGAGAAAAACACAACCGTTACCGACGTCGAAGAAATTGCAGGACACGGATTAAAAGGCAAAGTAGATGGAAACGAAATCTTGGCAGGAAATGTAAAACTGATGAAGAAATTCAATATCAGTTATGATGCCGAAATCGACAATACACCTTTCACGATTATCGTTATTGCCATCAATCAAAAATATTCTGGCTATTTTCTAATTGCAGACGAAATAAAAGAAGATGCCAAACAAGCTATCGAAAGTTTACATAGAATAAATGTAAAAACAGTAATGCTTTCGGGAGACAAACAAGCCGTTGTTGATGCTGTTGCCAAAGAGTTAAATATCGATCAAGCCTATGGCGATTTATTGCCTGAAAATAAGGTAGAGAAAGTAGAAGAACTCAAATCTGAAAACTTAAAAATTGCTTTTGTTGGCGATGGTGTAAACGATGCACCAGTAGTTGCCCTTGCCGATGCAGGAATTGCAATGGGTGGTTTAGGCAGTGATGCCACTATTGAAACGGCAGATATTGTAATTCAAAACGACCAGCCTTATAAAATTTTCACAGCAATAAACATCGGTAAAAAAACCAAACAAATTGTCTATCAAAACATTGGTTTGGCGTTTGCAGTAAAAGCTATTGTTTTGATACTCGGAGCAGGAGGATTAGCCACAATGTGGGAAGCCGTTTTTGCCGATGTTGGGGTAGCATTATTAGCAATATTAAATGCAGTTAGAATACAACGAATGAAGTTTTAA
- a CDS encoding efflux RND transporter periplasmic adaptor subunit: MLFSILFTLNSCADKKSEEAHEEEKSENEVALTAVQFKTVGIETGSVENRNLNLVIKANGYTTVPPQNRANISTLIGGTVKDILVLEGTFVNKGKVLATIQNLEVVEMQEDYNSAIANIEYLQLEYNRQKTLSDQDVNPRKVLQEVKAKLAVERARAKAAKNKLQALNMSTSGSSLVPIVAPISGYVGKISIAKGAFAETGTTLFEVVDNSQMHLDLNVYEKDLGSISVGQTIDFILTNQGNKSIKGTIFGINKSFSNESKTVAVHAKINPADSKDLISGMYVSANINIKNTTVPAVPKDAVVKNGDKYFVYIQEEHEEKTTAKKAEAHEHKEGEAHSEEAVGEEEGHNEVHFKAIEVIPGTTDLGYTEVKFVEAIPTDAKIVINGAFYLLSAMKGGGEHEH; this comes from the coding sequence ATGCTGTTTTCTATTCTCTTTACTCTAAATTCTTGTGCCGACAAAAAATCAGAAGAAGCCCACGAAGAAGAAAAATCAGAAAACGAAGTAGCATTAACCGCTGTACAATTCAAAACAGTTGGTATTGAAACGGGTTCTGTAGAAAACAGGAATCTCAATTTAGTAATAAAAGCCAATGGATATACAACAGTTCCACCACAAAACAGGGCAAATATTTCTACCTTGATTGGCGGAACGGTTAAAGACATTTTGGTTCTTGAAGGCACGTTTGTAAACAAAGGAAAAGTATTGGCAACCATTCAAAATTTGGAAGTTGTTGAAATGCAGGAAGATTATAATTCGGCTATTGCCAATATTGAATACTTGCAATTAGAATACAATCGCCAAAAAACATTAAGCGATCAAGATGTAAATCCTAGAAAAGTACTTCAGGAAGTAAAAGCAAAACTAGCTGTTGAAAGAGCAAGAGCAAAAGCAGCAAAAAACAAATTACAAGCCTTGAATATGAGTACAAGCGGTTCTAGTTTAGTGCCAATTGTTGCACCAATATCGGGTTATGTTGGAAAAATCAGTATTGCTAAAGGGGCATTTGCCGAAACGGGAACAACCCTTTTTGAAGTGGTGGATAACAGTCAGATGCACTTGGATTTGAATGTGTATGAAAAAGATTTAGGGTCAATTTCTGTGGGGCAAACAATTGACTTTATTTTAACAAACCAAGGAAACAAATCCATTAAAGGAACAATATTTGGTATCAATAAATCATTTTCAAACGAAAGTAAAACTGTGGCGGTTCACGCCAAAATTAATCCAGCTGATTCCAAAGATTTAATTTCTGGGATGTATGTTTCTGCCAATATCAATATCAAAAACACAACCGTTCCTGCCGTACCCAAAGATGCTGTAGTTAAAAATGGGGATAAATACTTTGTGTATATTCAGGAAGAACACGAAGAAAAAACCACAGCTAAAAAAGCAGAAGCACACGAACACAAAGAAGGCGAAGCACATTCCGAAGAAGCTGTTGGCGAGGAAGAAGGACACAATGAAGTTCATTTCAAAGCAATAGAAGTTATACCAGGAACAACTGATTTAGGTTATACCGAAGTGAAATTTGTTGAAGCAATTCCTACTGATGCAAAAATTGTAATTAATGGGGCATTTTATTTACTTTCTGCTATGAAAGGTGGTGGAGAACACGAACATTAA